TTGCAAGCGGTGTTATTGTTGTTGCGGTAAATCCTGGCCAGCCTTAGCGCAGGGCGTCGGCAATGGCCTGCTGCGTAGCGCGGTGGGCGTCATCGATATGGCGCAGGATGCGACCCTGCAGATCGCGCACCCAGGGGTCGTCCTCGCGGTGGCTGGCGTCACGTCTGGCCTGCTCCAGTAGCTGCAGTGCCTGATGGAAGCGGTCGGTCGGGTTAAGGCGGGCATCCGGGGCGGGAATCTGCCACGGGTTCTTGCCATCCTGAATGGCAGCCTGGGTCATTTCTTTCAGTGCGGCATCAATGGCACCGACAGCCCAGCGCTCATCATCCTGCACCGGCTGTACATCCGGCCGTGCCAGCAAGGCGCGCGCCTGGCGCAGATCGCTCATGGCATGGCCATAATAGGGATGCTCGGCCGGATTCCAGTGCGGGGCAGCAGCCACCGGCACCGGCTTGTACACCACCTGGGTGCGGGTTGGCGTAACGACGCAGGCGGACAAGCTGGCCGCAACCATGGCCAGCAACAGCCAGCGGCCAGGTCTGGTAATTGAAATTTTCATCAGGGTCTCTCCTCGTAATGATGCACGGTAAGAAGCATGACCCCGGCACAGCGGCGAGTCTGTTGCCCGGCTGTATCACTTGGTAAGCATTTGTAATGAAATTGTGTGCAATTGTTAATTGATGCAGCTGTTGCACGGTAACAAGGCACGTCAACCCATCGGCATGGTGGCCGCTGCCAACTCTCCGCTATCTGTCGGGACGTGGCTGTCTACCGTGACGCGGATGGCATCGTGCCGCCAGTACTCGATATCACAGTCGATGATGCGCTGCTGCTGATCGTAATTGACGCGGGCAATGCGCAGGATGGGCGAACCCTCGGCCAGCATCAGTGCCTGGGCTACTTCGCCGCGCGCAGCCGTGGGGGTGATGTCAAAGCGGGAGCGGCGGTATTGCAGACCATAGCGCGTCTGGTACAGCTCGGTCAGAGACTGTGACAGATCTTCCTGCATGATGCCGGGAAAGCATTCCGGCTTCAGATAGTGTTCGACATATAACACTACCCGGCCATCCAGGCTGCGCAGGCGGCAAATCTGTAACACCCGCGCCAGCGCAGGCAATTGCAGACGCTGGCTGATTTCGGGTGCCGCCACCATGCTGCGCGAGGACAGCACGCGGGTATCCACCCGTCGTTGCTGCTGCTGCACCATTTGCTGAAAATGCACCCGGTACTGCGGGTTGTATTCCAGCCGCGGCGGGGCCACAAACCAGCCGCGGCGGTCTTCACGATAGATGCAGCCTTCGGCCTCCAGCGCCAGCAGTGCGTCTTTCAGGGTGATGCGGGTGGTATCAAACAGCTGCGACAGGGTGCGTTCCGAGGGCAGCTTGCCGCCTGGCGGCAGCAGGCCAACGGCAATCTGTGCCAGCAAGGACTGTCGTATTTGGGCCACCTGGGTCTGATTATTTTCTGTCGCCATGATCTGGCCTAGTCCACTGAAAGTTAACGTCAGCTTAGTGTTTAGCAGACCTGCATGACAGCAGCGCGACAGTATGTCGGTTTATGACCAAAACAGGTCGATCCCAAGACTTCATGCAACTGACACGGAACTGAAACTTGCCGCACATCATCTCGTCATCTGCACTGCCTAAGATCGCCCTGCTCAATTGACCTAGTCCAAAGGATGGAAGCAATGAACAAGAAGCTGATGGCCGCAGTTGTATTGTCCGCACTGAGTATTGGTGCTTCCGCTGTGCACGCACAGGATCTCAACAGCCTGATCAAGGCTGCCAAGCAGGAAGGTGAACTCACCACCATCGCCCTGCCGCATGACTGGTGTGGTTATGGTGACCTGCT
The sequence above is drawn from the Aquitalea denitrificans genome and encodes:
- a CDS encoding UTRA domain-containing protein, with protein sequence MATENNQTQVAQIRQSLLAQIAVGLLPPGGKLPSERTLSQLFDTTRITLKDALLALEAEGCIYREDRRGWFVAPPRLEYNPQYRVHFQQMVQQQQRRVDTRVLSSRSMVAAPEISQRLQLPALARVLQICRLRSLDGRVVLYVEHYLKPECFPGIMQEDLSQSLTELYQTRYGLQYRRSRFDITPTAARGEVAQALMLAEGSPILRIARVNYDQQQRIIDCDIEYWRHDAIRVTVDSHVPTDSGELAAATMPMG